The Planctomycetota bacterium genome includes a window with the following:
- a CDS encoding sulfurtransferase — protein sequence MPGYAHPEVLVSTAWVAEHLDDPRVRIVESDEDRGLYTMGHVPGAVEIDWQVDLQDPLQRDYIDRAAFERLCAARGIANDTTVVLYGDKNNWWACYTFWVFKLYGHADCRIMDGGRKRWELDGRPWSTDRVSPPAARYTASEQDSSIRALRDEVLRHVKAGRQLLDVRSPEEYRGERMHMPDYPNEGAIRGGHIPGAVNVPWARACNDDGTFKSVRDLEKLYLREVKLKRRSPTIAYCRIGERSSLTWFVLTYLLGFANVKNYDGSWLEWGNAVRVPIAKGEHPGGVGRPAAVGGSPDGQS from the coding sequence ATGCCCGGTTACGCCCATCCCGAAGTGCTCGTGTCCACCGCGTGGGTGGCCGAACACCTCGACGATCCGCGCGTGCGGATCGTGGAATCGGACGAGGATCGCGGGCTGTACACGATGGGACACGTCCCCGGGGCGGTCGAGATCGACTGGCAGGTCGATCTCCAGGATCCCCTCCAGCGCGACTACATCGACCGCGCCGCGTTCGAGCGCCTCTGCGCCGCCCGCGGGATCGCCAACGACACGACCGTCGTGCTCTACGGCGACAAGAACAACTGGTGGGCGTGTTACACGTTCTGGGTGTTCAAGCTCTACGGGCATGCCGATTGCCGGATCATGGACGGTGGCCGGAAGCGCTGGGAGCTCGATGGCCGCCCCTGGTCGACCGACCGGGTGTCGCCCCCCGCCGCCCGCTACACGGCGAGCGAACAGGACAGCTCGATCCGCGCTCTCCGCGACGAGGTCCTCCGCCACGTCAAGGCCGGCCGCCAACTGCTCGACGTCAGGTCGCCCGAGGAGTACCGCGGCGAGCGGATGCACATGCCCGATTACCCCAATGAGGGCGCGATCCGGGGCGGCCACATTCCCGGCGCGGTCAACGTGCCGTGGGCCCGAGCCTGCAACGACGACGGCACGTTCAAGTCGGTGCGTGACCTCGAGAAGCTGTACCTTCGCGAGGTGAAGCTGAAGCGGCGGTCGCCGACGATCGCCTACTGCCGGATCGGCGAACGCTCGAGCCTCACCTGGTTCGTCCTCACGTACCTGCTCGGTTTCGCGAACGTGAAGAACTACGACGGATCCTGGCTCGAATGGGGCAACGCCGTGCGGGTGCCGATCGCCAAGGGGGAACACCCCGGCGGTGTCGGTCGACCGGCTGCCGTCGGCGGCTCCCCCGATGGGCAATCCTGA
- the hpnH gene encoding adenosyl-hopene transferase HpnH, giving the protein MSVPVGQMVAVVGHVLRQRLRGNARYPLVLMLEPLFRCNLACGGCGKIQHPAAVLRRHLSVEQCLAAVDECGAPVVSIPGGEPLLHPDIERIVEGIVARRKYLYLCTNALKLEEMLPRFRPSPYLAFSVHLDGPREEHDHAVCREGVYDVAVAAIKAARRAGFRVTTNSTLFTDADPVRYRRFFDEVMALGVEGMMISPGYPYAKAPDQDHFLPRRRSEALFRRILEAAPRRWRFNQSPVFLEFLKGAWDLECRPWGTPTYNLFGWQRPCYLLEEGYATTFRQLMEETDWDAYGRASGNPKCGNCMVHCGYEPAAVEATFGSLGGLLATARLVLFGPPGDQGPTSVDPQPAARPAGASLPQLPILEQVA; this is encoded by the coding sequence ATGAGCGTGCCTGTCGGACAGATGGTCGCCGTCGTCGGGCACGTGCTGCGGCAGCGGCTCCGCGGCAACGCCCGCTATCCGCTCGTGCTGATGCTCGAGCCGTTGTTCCGCTGCAATCTCGCCTGCGGAGGGTGCGGCAAGATCCAGCATCCCGCGGCCGTGCTCCGCCGCCACCTGTCGGTCGAGCAGTGCCTCGCGGCAGTCGACGAGTGCGGGGCACCGGTCGTGTCGATCCCGGGGGGCGAGCCACTGCTCCACCCCGACATCGAGCGGATCGTCGAGGGCATCGTCGCCCGGCGGAAGTACCTCTATCTGTGCACCAACGCGTTGAAGCTCGAGGAGATGCTGCCGCGCTTCCGGCCCTCGCCCTACCTCGCCTTCTCCGTCCACCTCGACGGACCGCGCGAGGAACACGACCACGCCGTCTGTCGGGAGGGCGTGTACGACGTCGCCGTGGCGGCCATCAAGGCGGCGCGGAGGGCCGGTTTCCGGGTGACCACGAACTCGACGCTGTTCACCGACGCCGATCCGGTGCGCTACCGGCGGTTTTTCGACGAGGTCATGGCCCTCGGCGTCGAGGGGATGATGATCTCGCCGGGCTATCCCTACGCCAAGGCGCCGGACCAGGACCATTTCCTCCCCCGGCGCCGCAGTGAAGCGCTGTTCCGGCGGATTCTCGAAGCCGCGCCCCGTCGCTGGCGGTTCAACCAGTCGCCCGTGTTCCTCGAGTTTCTCAAGGGGGCATGGGATCTCGAGTGCCGGCCGTGGGGGACGCCGACCTACAACCTGTTCGGTTGGCAGCGCCCCTGCTACCTGCTCGAGGAGGGGTACGCGACCACGTTCCGGCAATTGATGGAAGAGACCGACTGGGACGCCTACGGCCGGGCCAGTGGCAATCCGAAGTGCGGCAATTGCATGGTCCACTGCGGCTACGAACCGGCCGCCGTCGAGGCGACGTTCGGTTCGCTCGGCGGCTTGCTGGCGACGGCGCGGCTTGTGCTCTTCGGTCCGCCGGGCGATCAGGGGCCGACCTCGGTGGATCCCCAACCAGCCGCCCGGCCCGCCGGTGCGTCGCTGCCGCAGTTACCGATCCTCGAGCAGGTCGCCTGA
- a CDS encoding SufE family protein, translating to MGNPEPGPAAGTTMADEAAVTGGTAGDSVAERLARIADEFADLDSREKLELLVEYAASLPPLPAAYAARRGDSRVHECQTPVFLWPEVIDGRAGLVAEVAPEAPTVKGFVAVLAEAVAGRPATEAAALDDTFIDRTGLTEVLGILRSRGLRAILARVRKSLLAAGAG from the coding sequence ATGGGCAATCCTGAACCGGGCCCTGCGGCCGGAACCACGATGGCAGACGAAGCCGCGGTGACGGGCGGGACGGCGGGCGACAGCGTGGCCGAGCGTCTGGCGCGGATCGCAGACGAGTTCGCCGATCTCGACTCCCGTGAGAAACTCGAGTTGCTCGTCGAGTATGCGGCGTCGCTGCCGCCGCTCCCCGCGGCCTACGCCGCCCGGCGTGGCGACTCGCGGGTCCACGAGTGCCAGACGCCGGTGTTCCTCTGGCCCGAGGTGATCGACGGCCGGGCGGGGCTCGTCGCCGAGGTGGCCCCGGAAGCGCCGACCGTCAAAGGATTCGTCGCCGTGCTGGCGGAGGCCGTCGCCGGACGGCCTGCCACCGAAGCCGCCGCCCTCGACGATACGTTCATCGACCGGACCGGCCTCACCGAAGTGCTCGGGATTCTCCGCAGCCGGGGACTCCGCGCGATCCTCGCCCGGGTCCGGAAAAGCCTGCTCGCCGCCGGCGCGGGGTGA
- the shc gene encoding squalene--hopene cyclase: MRHARLIAGPADGAVDAIVEPLVGSTTLDRAIDGPVGGRSFPRVAVVTHPADALRSIGAGIDRERATVPRETGRSLPQAMRLTADWLRQRQAADGHWRGPLEGDTILESEYLLILAWAGRLDGAEVPGAARRILAEQLPQGGWSIHPGGPVDVSASVKAYFALKLTGHDPASEPLRRARRAIDRAGGPWAVNSFTRFYLALLGQIPYAACPAVPPEMVLLPDWFPVNLHRVSAWSRTMIVPLSLMWAFKPVRAVPPERGIGELFTGTGQRGAAVKSGPWARFFRGVDQVIKACERFGIVPLRPRAVQACRRWMLDRFAGSDGLGAIFPPIVWSLVALRAMGCREDAPEVEECWRQLARLVEREPDGTTRLEPCRSPVWDTAITVIALVEAARGADGADVDRGVDWLLDAEVRIKGDWVGAVPGAEGIEASGWCFQYANRFYPDVDDTAMVVISLVTWRDAAQRRATGDPAARCRLDRVAAALGRACRWLAAMQNSDGGWGAFDRDNDLALLCEVPFADHNAMIDPSTPDLAGRVLEAFGKTGLRIGHPAVDRAVAYLRRTQESTGAWFGRWGVNYVYGTWQALEGLRAVGVAGTDPLITRGADWLAGCQQADGGWGESPESYADPSLAGIGPTTASQTAWAVAGLVAAGRAESRAVRRGVQWLLERQGADGAWEQREFTGTGFPKVFYLRYHYYPVYFPLLALARCSVAASAARGPVPVPEESRA; this comes from the coding sequence ATGAGGCACGCCAGACTGATCGCCGGACCCGCCGACGGAGCGGTGGATGCGATCGTGGAGCCGCTCGTCGGATCGACGACGCTCGACCGCGCGATCGATGGACCAGTGGGCGGTCGGTCCTTTCCCCGGGTGGCGGTCGTCACGCATCCGGCTGACGCCTTGCGGTCGATCGGCGCCGGCATCGACCGCGAGCGGGCGACGGTGCCCCGCGAAACCGGTCGCTCCCTCCCCCAGGCGATGCGGCTCACCGCCGACTGGCTCCGTCAGCGGCAGGCGGCCGACGGTCACTGGCGCGGACCGCTGGAAGGGGACACGATCCTCGAGAGCGAATACCTGCTGATCCTCGCGTGGGCGGGGCGCCTCGACGGCGCCGAGGTCCCGGGAGCCGCCCGGAGGATCCTCGCCGAGCAGCTCCCGCAGGGCGGCTGGTCGATCCATCCCGGTGGTCCCGTCGACGTCAGCGCGAGCGTGAAGGCCTATTTCGCCCTCAAGCTCACCGGACACGATCCGGCATCGGAGCCGCTGCGACGCGCCCGTCGGGCGATCGACCGGGCGGGTGGACCATGGGCGGTGAACAGCTTCACCCGCTTCTACCTCGCCCTGCTCGGCCAGATTCCCTACGCAGCCTGCCCGGCGGTGCCCCCCGAGATGGTGCTGCTCCCCGACTGGTTTCCGGTCAACCTCCACCGGGTATCGGCGTGGTCGCGCACGATGATCGTGCCGCTGTCGCTGATGTGGGCGTTCAAGCCGGTGCGCGCCGTCCCGCCGGAGCGTGGGATCGGCGAACTGTTCACCGGCACCGGGCAACGTGGTGCCGCGGTCAAGTCGGGACCGTGGGCCCGGTTTTTCCGCGGCGTCGATCAGGTCATCAAGGCCTGTGAGCGGTTCGGGATCGTGCCGCTCCGTCCCCGGGCGGTGCAGGCCTGCCGGCGCTGGATGCTCGATCGTTTCGCCGGCAGTGACGGCCTCGGTGCGATCTTTCCGCCGATCGTGTGGAGCCTCGTCGCCCTCCGCGCCATGGGATGCCGCGAGGACGCGCCGGAAGTGGAGGAGTGCTGGAGGCAACTCGCCCGCCTCGTCGAGCGCGAGCCCGACGGGACGACGCGGCTCGAGCCCTGCCGCTCGCCGGTCTGGGACACCGCGATCACCGTCATCGCGCTGGTCGAGGCGGCGCGCGGCGCCGACGGCGCGGATGTCGATCGGGGCGTCGACTGGTTGCTCGATGCCGAGGTCCGCATCAAGGGGGACTGGGTCGGGGCAGTACCCGGCGCCGAGGGGATCGAGGCCTCGGGCTGGTGTTTCCAGTACGCCAATCGCTTCTATCCCGACGTCGACGACACGGCGATGGTCGTGATCTCGCTGGTCACGTGGCGCGATGCCGCCCAACGCCGCGCGACGGGCGATCCCGCCGCCCGGTGCCGGCTCGACCGCGTGGCCGCGGCGCTCGGCCGCGCCTGCCGGTGGCTGGCAGCGATGCAGAACTCCGACGGCGGCTGGGGTGCGTTCGACCGCGACAACGATCTGGCGCTGTTGTGCGAGGTGCCGTTCGCCGATCACAACGCGATGATCGACCCGAGCACGCCGGATCTCGCCGGCCGGGTCCTCGAGGCGTTCGGCAAGACCGGGCTCCGCATCGGTCATCCGGCAGTCGATCGGGCGGTGGCGTACCTCCGTCGCACCCAGGAATCGACCGGGGCGTGGTTCGGCCGGTGGGGCGTGAACTACGTCTACGGTACCTGGCAAGCGCTCGAGGGGCTGAGGGCAGTCGGCGTCGCGGGGACCGATCCGCTGATCACCCGCGGTGCGGACTGGCTGGCGGGCTGCCAGCAGGCCGACGGCGGCTGGGGGGAGTCGCCCGAGAGCTACGCCGATCCGTCCCTCGCCGGCATCGGTCCGACGACGGCGTCGCAGACCGCCTGGGCGGTGGCTGGGCTGGTCGCGGCCGGACGGGCCGAGTCGCGTGCCGTCCGCCGCGGGGTGCAGTGGCTGCTCGAGCGCCAGGGGGCGGACGGTGCCTGGGAGCAGCGCGAGTTCACCGGCACCGGCTTCCCGAAGGTCTTCTACCTGCGCTACCACTACTACCCCGTCTATTTTCCGCTGCTGGCCCTGGCGCGGTGCAGTGTGGCGGCGTCCGCCGCCCGTGGTCCGGTGCCGGTGCCCGAGGAGTCGCGTGCATGA
- a CDS encoding HAMP domain-containing histidine kinase — MCGSLGTGRAGHGSGVAVVVRGVAAEPIALPLTPAACLALAADVLAAAGSDGDAGATKGAVAIDDPALAVWLGGTDQRGAGLLQALGRDLVAVGAPAATLPRGTEWSPERIAWETFAAALRARGGGTENVRDWGRQLRTRISAGGLAALPVAPRTDALSIEGVVLGRALDLAGRHARVADGLAAEVEAARLEGLRALAYGAGHEINNPLANIAARGQALLVDETDPRRRRRLVTIVDQAFRARDMIGALMLFGRPPQPRFTECDVATIVSAAVAAVAARGAERGVTIVAPPAAGVVAWADRTLVEESLRAVLVNAIDAMPGGGRVVIGIDREPARHGRELAVIVDDEGPGMDAETRRAALDPFYSGREAGRGIGFGLTKAGRFVAACAGELSLGTAPGGGTRVTLRLGVPEVADPAVQPPQTTRSDGQRAR; from the coding sequence GTGTGTGGTTCCCTTGGCACCGGTCGTGCGGGGCACGGCAGCGGCGTGGCCGTGGTCGTCCGCGGCGTCGCCGCCGAACCGATCGCACTGCCCCTCACGCCGGCAGCCTGCCTGGCGCTCGCCGCAGACGTGCTCGCCGCGGCCGGGAGCGACGGGGACGCCGGTGCCACCAAGGGCGCGGTGGCGATCGACGATCCGGCGCTGGCGGTCTGGCTCGGCGGTACGGATCAGCGTGGGGCCGGGCTGTTGCAGGCCTTGGGCCGCGATCTTGTCGCCGTCGGCGCCCCCGCGGCGACGCTCCCGCGGGGCACCGAGTGGTCGCCCGAACGAATCGCCTGGGAGACGTTCGCAGCCGCGCTCCGGGCGCGGGGCGGCGGCACCGAGAACGTCCGCGATTGGGGGCGGCAGCTCCGCACCCGGATCTCCGCCGGCGGGCTGGCCGCGTTGCCCGTCGCCCCGCGCACCGACGCACTGTCGATCGAAGGGGTCGTCCTCGGCCGGGCGCTCGACCTGGCGGGACGGCATGCCCGCGTCGCCGACGGCCTCGCGGCCGAGGTGGAGGCGGCGCGGCTCGAGGGGCTCCGGGCGCTCGCCTACGGGGCCGGACACGAGATCAACAACCCGTTGGCCAACATCGCCGCCCGTGGCCAAGCGTTGCTCGTCGACGAGACCGATCCGCGTCGCCGCCGCCGTCTGGTGACGATCGTCGACCAAGCCTTCCGGGCCCGGGACATGATTGGTGCGTTGATGCTCTTCGGCCGGCCTCCCCAGCCACGTTTCACCGAGTGCGACGTCGCCACGATCGTCTCTGCGGCGGTCGCCGCAGTCGCGGCCCGGGGGGCGGAGCGCGGCGTGACGATCGTCGCCCCGCCTGCCGCCGGTGTGGTGGCATGGGCCGACCGGACGCTCGTCGAGGAGTCGCTCCGCGCCGTGCTGGTCAATGCCATCGACGCCATGCCCGGTGGCGGTCGCGTGGTGATCGGTATCGACCGGGAACCCGCCCGTCACGGCCGGGAGCTGGCGGTCATCGTCGACGACGAGGGGCCGGGGATGGATGCCGAAACCCGCCGGGCGGCACTCGATCCGTTTTACAGCGGCCGCGAGGCCGGGCGCGGGATCGGCTTCGGGCTGACGAAGGCCGGTCGTTTCGTGGCGGCGTGCGCCGGTGAACTGTCGCTCGGCACGGCACCCGGCGGGGGCACCCGTGTGACGCTGCGGCTGGGCGTGCCGGAAGTCGCGGATCCGGCCGTACAGCCCCCCCAGACCACGCGGTCTGACGGGCAACGAGCGCGGTGA